The following proteins come from a genomic window of Brachyspira pilosicoli:
- a CDS encoding CHC2 zinc finger domain-containing protein: MNLEIDYIKKHYSIINIAIRLGLNIDKNNKAICPFHNDKNPSLSFNIKENYYHCFSCGASGDNIKLVKEILHCSFNEAIEFITGNNYKNVKLYKETDTKKNMNKTNNNYFYDIYKTFLELLDNKEALCYLEKRCITKKQIIDNKIKNLPKDKKEQLLIINELLKHYNEENLIKSGILSKNKEYNTLYLFHYRHRLIIPYFDADGNNIISIQGRTIDEDIKPKYLFNKNAKDSIYNINKVGKNKDIIICEGVIDALSLERFGYIAIALSGATKTNILKEYDFIKDYNIYSFSDNDNAGKRLIKDIYKLSNYKGAFSIESFTINNNIKDINDILVKSDIKSFTIDNIKYNYFEMPNDKICILDYYIFTKKELRYIRKMNNFKKSLLSLTIDKKSLTEEEYIKKYGELI, from the coding sequence TAAATATTGATAAAAATAATAAAGCAATATGTCCATTTCATAATGACAAAAATCCTAGTTTATCATTTAATATAAAAGAAAATTATTATCATTGTTTCAGCTGCGGAGCTAGCGGCGACAATATAAAGTTAGTTAAAGAAATTTTACATTGCAGCTTTAATGAAGCTATTGAGTTTATAACTGGAAATAATTATAAAAATGTAAAATTATATAAAGAAACTGATACAAAAAAAAATATGAATAAAACTAATAACAACTATTTTTATGATATTTATAAAACTTTCTTAGAGTTGTTAGATAATAAAGAAGCTTTATGTTATTTAGAAAAAAGATGTATAACAAAAAAACAAATTATAGACAATAAAATTAAAAATTTACCAAAAGATAAAAAAGAACAATTACTTATTATAAATGAACTATTAAAACATTATAATGAAGAAAATCTAATAAAAAGCGGTATTTTATCAAAAAATAAAGAATATAATACATTATATTTATTTCATTATAGGCATAGGCTTATTATACCATATTTTGATGCAGATGGTAATAATATTATATCTATACAAGGACGTACTATAGATGAAGATATAAAACCTAAGTATTTATTTAATAAAAATGCAAAAGATTCTATTTATAATATAAATAAGGTAGGCAAGAATAAAGATATTATTATATGTGAAGGGGTTATAGATGCTTTATCATTGGAACGATTTGGATATATTGCTATTGCTTTGTCGGGGGCTACTAAAACTAATATATTAAAAGAATATGATTTTATAAAAGATTATAATATTTATAGCTTTTCTGACAACGATAATGCAGGAAAAAGATTAATTAAAGATATATATAAACTTAGCAATTACAAAGGAGCTTTTTCAATAGAAAGTTTTACAATTAATAATAATATTAAGGATATTAATGATATATTAGTAAAGTCTGATATAAAAAGTTTTACAATAGATAATATAAAATATAATTATTTTGAAATGCCTAATGACAAAATTTGCATTTTAGATTATTATATATTTACAAAAAAAGAATTAAGATATATAAGAAAAATGAATAATTTTAAAAAATCATTGCTTTCACTTACAATAGATAAAAAATCTTTAACAGAAGAAGAATATATAAAAAAATACGGAGAATTAATTTGA